GGATGCCCAGCCAAAATGACGGTGTTGCCACGGCGGCGATGGAGAACACCCGGACCAGTTGGTCCTGCCATTTGTCCCGGTAGAGTGCACCGATGATGCCGAAGGGAAGCGAGAGCAGAACGGCGATCAGCACCCCCAAGAAGGTCAGTTGCAGGGTCAGCGGAAACGCGGCAGCGATCATGTCGGCCACCGACTTTGCCGGCGGCGTGGTGACCCCGAGATCAAACTGGAGCAGCTTCCCGAGGAACCGGAAGTACTGCAGAACCAGGGAATCGTTGAGCCCGTTGTTCTGGCGGTACTGTTCCTTGGCTTCCTCACTGGCACCGTCGCCCAGGGCGCTGCTCGCCTGATCGCCTGGGGCGGCCTGAAGGACCAGGAACACCAGCAGGGTAATGCCAAGGATCATCAGGGGCAGCGCCGCAAGCCTGCGGCCCAGCAGGCGCAATATCGTGACCAAAATTGTCTCCGGAATTCGTGGAAGTTTGTCCCGGCCTCAGCCGGCACCGGGGGGCAGGTCATCCAGGTCCGGGCGGGAGGGGGCCCGCCCGGACCTGGACTTATTCGGCCGGAATCAGGCCGTGCGCCCGACGCCGATGAAGCCGACACCGGTGGTGGGCAGCGGCTTGAAGCCGCTGAGCTTCTTGGCATCCCAGGCGCTCGGAAGCTGGCGGTGGAAGATCGGATACAGCGGGAGCTCTTCGGACACCAGATCCACGATGTCGCCGGTCACCTTTTTCGCTTCAGCCTTGGTGGACCGCCCGGCTTTCGCCATGAGGTCCACAAGTGTCGCGCGTTCCGGGGTGGCGGCCCAATACGCGCGGCCCTTCATCCAGGTGTCGCCGGCGTAGAACCAGCTCAGCAGCAGGTCGGCGTCGTTGCCGAAGACGGACGGGTCGCCCGGGGCGGCGACGACGGAGAAATCTCCCTTGCCCACCCGGTCCGTGTACAACGCACCGGATTGCAGGTTCTTTAGGGTGACCTTGACGCCCGGGATCTTGTTCCAGGATTCCAGCATCAGCGGGGCCACATCCTTGACCCAGGCTGTGTCCGTGGTGAGCAGTTCAAATTCGAGGTTTGTGACGCCGGCCTGCTTCAGCAGATCCTCGGCTTTCCCGGGGTCATAGCCGTAGACATTCTTGGCCTTGACGTAGTCCGGGTGCCCTTCCTGGAAGTAGGAGCTGGCGGCCTTGGCGTTCCCGAACAGTGCCTTCTTAATGATGGAGTCCTTGTCCAAGCCGTAGTGCAAGGCTTGGCGGACCAGCTTGTTGTCGAACGGGGCCCGGGCGCAATTGAACATCATGAAGAGCAGCCCAAAAGACTGGACGGATTCCACCGTCGCCTTCGATTTCAGTCCGTCAATGTCAAGGTACGGGACATCCTCGATCGCCTGCACACGACCGGACTGCATCGCCGTGACGCGGGCGGCGGCGTCGGAGAGCAGGAGCCAGTTCATGCCCTTGGCCAGTGCCGGCATGGGCCCGTTGTAGTCCGGGTTTGCCTCGAAGACAATCTTGTCGTCCTTGACCGCGGACACCAGTTTGTAGGGGCCGGTACCGACGGGCTTGGCGTCGAATGCTTTGAGCTGATCCGATCCGAGCGGGAAGTTGGCCAGGGCCTTGGGAACGACCTTGACGACGGAGATGCGCGGGCCGAAGCCCGGGAACGCATATTTCAGCGTGAACTCGACGGTCTTCGCGTCGATGGCCTTGACGTCCTGGATAAACGGGATGAATTGGGAGAAGAGCGACTTGTTCGCCGGGTCCATCACACGGGTAAAGGAGAAGACCACGTCTTCGGAGGTGACCGGGGTGCCGTTG
This genomic window from Arthrobacter sp. EM1 contains:
- a CDS encoding ABC transporter substrate-binding protein → MSRTSMNLPLVNDASRRSFLKLSGALGMAAAFTTSLAACGGAATTTAGPGANTAPINKDLIIEAGISYALSTGFDPLSASGATPLAANLHVYEGLVELHPATREPYNALAAADPKQVNDTTYQVTLRDGATFHNGTPVTSEDVVFSFTRVMDPANKSLFSQFIPFIQDVKAIDAKTVEFTLKYAFPGFGPRISVVKVVPKALANFPLGSDQLKAFDAKPVGTGPYKLVSAVKDDKIVFEANPDYNGPMPALAKGMNWLLLSDAAARVTAMQSGRVQAIEDVPYLDIDGLKSKATVESVQSFGLLFMMFNCARAPFDNKLVRQALHYGLDKDSIIKKALFGNAKAASSYFQEGHPDYVKAKNVYGYDPGKAEDLLKQAGVTNLEFELLTTDTAWVKDVAPLMLESWNKIPGVKVTLKNLQSGALYTDRVGKGDFSVVAAPGDPSVFGNDADLLLSWFYAGDTWMKGRAYWAATPERATLVDLMAKAGRSTKAEAKKVTGDIVDLVSEELPLYPIFHRQLPSAWDAKKLSGFKPLPTTGVGFIGVGRTA